A genomic window from Tachyglossus aculeatus isolate mTacAcu1 chromosome 27, mTacAcu1.pri, whole genome shotgun sequence includes:
- the NECAP1 gene encoding adaptin ear-binding coat-associated protein 1 — protein sequence MAAEAEYESILCVKPDISVYRIPPRASNRAYRASDWKLDQPDWTGRLRITSKGKVAYIKLEDKVSGELFAQAPVDQYPGIAVETVTDSSRYFVIRIQDGTGRSAFIGIGFSDRGDAFDFNVSLQDHFKWVKQESEISREAEKPDTHPKLDLGFKEGETIKLSIGNITTKKGGPTKPRPVGAGGLSLLPPPPGGKISIPPPASSVAICNHVTPPPVQTSSQGGGESDILLDLDAPAPSTKASASVPAAPDLWGGFSTAASPLPSQAPEPSGWVQF from the exons ATGGCGGCCGAGGCGGAGTACGAATCCATCCTGTGCGTGAAGCCGGACATCAGCGTCTACCGGATCCCGCCCCGGGCCTCCAACCGGGCCTACAG GGCATCAGACTGGAAGCTGGACCAGCCGGACTGGACAGGTCGCCTCCGCATCACTTCTAAGGGGAAGGTGGCCTATATCAAGCTGGAGGACAAAGTGTCCG GGGAACTGTTTGCCCAGGCCCCGGTGGACCAGTACCCTGGCATCGCCGTCGAGACCGTGACAGATTCCAGCCGCTACTTCGTCATCCGGATCCAGGACGGCACAG GCCGCAGCGCCTTCATCGGCATCGGCTTCAGCGACCGTGGGGATGCCTTTGACTTCAATGTCTCTCTGCAGGACCACTTCAA ATGGGTGAAGCAGGAGTCTGAGATCTCCCGGGAGGCTGAGAAGCCCGACACCCACCCCAAGCTGGACCTGGGCTTCAAGGAGGGGGAGACCATCAAGCTTAGTATTGGG AACATCACCACGAAGAAGGGGGGCCCCACCAAGCCTCGGCCCGTGGGAGCCGGGGGTCTGAGCCTTCTGCCACCCCCGCCCGGGGGCAAgatctccatcccaccccctgcttcctctgTGGCCATCTGCAACCATGTCACCCCGCCCCCTGTCCAGACATCCAGCCAGGGCGGGGGCGAGTCAG ACATCCTGCTGGACCTCGATGCTCCAGCCCCGTCCACCAAAGCTTCAGCCTCCGTTCCTGCAGCCCCGGACCTCTGGGGTGGCTTCAGCACAGCTGCCAG CCCTCTTCCCAGTCAGGCACCTGAGCCGTCCGGCTGGGTCCAGTTTTGA